The following coding sequences are from one Gemmobacter sp. 24YEA27 window:
- a CDS encoding GMC family oxidoreductase N-terminal domain-containing protein, translated as MTEQFDYIILGGGTAGCVLANRLSENGRHRVLLVEGGGEPKSMWIDIPAGFSKLLVDPVYNWRFTSEPEPATYDRQISIPRGKGLGGSTLINGMIWVRGQARDFDQWAQKGATGWSFADVLPWFRKIEDFAGEEGETRHKGGPVPVTEVGLRPELAEAFIHAAQEAGYPRNPDYNDGSQEGFGYYQVNQKKGRRISAEKAYLAPARKRPNLRVETNAHILRLEIEGRRVTGATWRKNGRDITMSAGREVVLCAGAVQTPQILELSGIGNPDLLARCGIETRHALRGVGENYQDHYCTRMNWRVTKPVTLNEQTRGLSLPRAVLQYFSTRKGILTLGTGMAAGFVKTRPDLEDADIQYFFMHASYADAAKRILDHQPGMTIGVTQLRPESVGSIHIRTADPYAQPAIAPNFLSSPADLIVMRRGMQIARDIVGQKALAPYVAHEMSPGPDCASEADWDEFTRRNGQTIYHNAGTAKMGTDPMAVVDPSLKLHGLAGLRITDASVMPTVVAGNTQAAVFMIAEKAADLILGSAG; from the coding sequence ATGACAGAGCAATTCGACTATATCATTCTGGGTGGCGGCACGGCGGGCTGCGTGCTGGCGAACCGGCTGTCAGAGAATGGCCGCCACCGGGTGCTGCTGGTCGAAGGTGGCGGCGAGCCAAAAAGCATGTGGATCGATATCCCGGCGGGCTTTTCCAAATTGCTTGTCGATCCGGTTTACAACTGGCGTTTCACCTCGGAGCCAGAGCCGGCGACCTATGACCGCCAGATATCGATTCCGCGCGGCAAGGGCCTTGGTGGGTCGACCCTGATCAACGGGATGATCTGGGTCAGGGGCCAGGCGCGTGACTTCGACCAATGGGCGCAGAAGGGGGCAACGGGCTGGAGTTTCGCCGATGTGCTGCCCTGGTTTCGCAAGATCGAGGATTTCGCCGGAGAGGAGGGCGAAACGCGTCACAAGGGCGGTCCAGTTCCGGTGACAGAGGTCGGATTGCGACCGGAACTAGCCGAGGCCTTCATCCACGCGGCCCAGGAGGCCGGTTATCCGCGCAACCCGGATTACAATGACGGCAGCCAGGAAGGCTTCGGCTATTATCAGGTAAACCAGAAGAAGGGCCGCCGGATCTCTGCCGAAAAGGCCTATCTGGCCCCGGCCCGCAAGCGGCCCAATCTGCGGGTTGAAACCAATGCCCATATCCTGCGGCTGGAAATCGAGGGCCGCAGGGTTACCGGCGCGACCTGGCGCAAGAACGGTCGTGACATCACCATGTCCGCAGGTCGCGAGGTTGTTCTCTGCGCCGGCGCTGTGCAGACCCCACAGATCCTGGAACTCTCGGGCATCGGCAATCCGGATCTGCTGGCGCGATGCGGGATCGAAACGCGCCATGCGCTGCGCGGCGTTGGCGAGAATTATCAGGACCATTACTGCACCCGGATGAACTGGCGCGTGACAAAGCCGGTCACGCTGAACGAACAGACCCGTGGCCTGTCTCTGCCGCGTGCTGTGCTGCAATATTTCAGCACCCGCAAAGGGATCCTCACACTGGGCACCGGGATGGCGGCGGGCTTCGTCAAAACCCGCCCCGATCTGGAAGATGCCGACATTCAGTACTTCTTCATGCATGCAAGCTACGCCGATGCGGCAAAGCGGATCCTGGATCATCAGCCCGGTATGACGATCGGCGTCACCCAGCTGCGCCCGGAAAGCGTTGGTTCCATTCATATCCGTACCGCCGATCCATATGCGCAGCCGGCAATCGCTCCGAACTTCCTCTCGTCACCAGCGGATCTGATCGTCATGCGCCGCGGGATGCAGATCGCGCGTGACATTGTGGGGCAAAAGGCGCTTGCGCCCTATGTCGCGCATGAAATGAGCCCTGGCCCGGATTGCGCAAGCGAGGCCGATTGGGACGAGTTCACCCGCCGCAATGGCCAGACCATCTATCACAATGCCGGAACGGCAAAGATGGGCACCGACCCGATGGCTGTTGTTGACCCGTCCCTGAAGCTGCACGGGTTGGCAGGGTTGCGCATTACCGACGCATCCGTGATGCCGACAGTGGTTGCCGGAAACACCCAGGCGGCCGTTTTCATGATCGCGGAAAAAGCCGCCGATCTGATCCTTGGATCTGCTGGCTGA
- a CDS encoding FAD-linked oxidase C-terminal domain-containing protein has protein sequence MDPYPPGLWQAVSGPGRQLDVYGCAGTRPEQSRLRESLTEAEAASGTSVKHDVSVPVARIPDFLLKSRDVLADVAAQTGARLQPHVFGHIGDGNLHFNILTDRPRAAGTLNRAVHDLVIACGGSVTAEHGVGSYRLTEVGRLLPAAQLALQRRIKAALDPLNLLNPGKLIPGA, from the coding sequence ATGGATCCATATCCCCCTGGGCTATGGCAAGCTGTTTCGGGCCCCGGGCGTCAACTGGATGTATACGGGTGTGCCGGAACCCGGCCTGAACAATCGCGTCTGCGCGAAAGCCTGACCGAGGCCGAAGCCGCCAGCGGGACCTCGGTAAAGCACGATGTTTCAGTGCCTGTCGCCAGGATCCCCGATTTCCTGCTGAAAAGCCGGGACGTGCTGGCGGATGTCGCCGCGCAGACCGGCGCCCGGCTGCAACCGCATGTCTTCGGCCATATCGGAGATGGCAATCTGCATTTCAACATTCTCACCGACCGGCCTCGGGCCGCAGGCACCCTGAACCGCGCTGTGCATGATCTGGTGATTGCCTGCGGTGGTTCGGTGACGGCCGAACACGGTGTTGGCAGCTACCGCCTTACCGAGGTCGGGCGCCTGCTGCCGGCCGCGCAGCTGGCGCTTCAGCGCCGGATCAAAGCGGCGCTCGATCCGCTGAACCTCCTCAATCCCGGCAAACTCATTCCCGGAGCCTGA
- a CDS encoding lycopene cyclase family protein, giving the protein MSLGGEIPDYIVVGAGSAGAVVAARLTEDPSIRVALVEAGGEDRNPWIHIPLGYGKLFRAPGVNWMYTGVPEPGLNNRVCAKA; this is encoded by the coding sequence ATGTCTCTGGGAGGAGAAATCCCCGACTACATCGTAGTCGGGGCAGGGTCTGCTGGTGCCGTCGTTGCCGCCCGGCTGACCGAGGATCCCTCGATCCGGGTTGCCCTGGTCGAGGCCGGAGGAGAAGACCGCAATCCATGGATCCATATCCCCCTGGGCTATGGCAAGCTGTTTCGGGCCCCGGGCGTCAACTGGATGTATACGGGTGTGCCGGAACCCGGCCTGAACAATCGCGTCTGCGCGAAAGCCTGA
- a CDS encoding GntR family transcriptional regulator — protein MPRNQRVLSASATAPEAGKVRMAEVIYQALRHDIAFGRLMPRQRLVESDLCERFGTTNHNVRQAFELLDRVGLIERKANRGVEVKAMTAQELTDLYEVRVMLQREGARFLDLDRREELVTRLTAVNADYEKALEEDRLEAAAEANDAFHTMLFDYCRNAELAKLQHSYWLNASAIISRALTDKSLSQKSREDHRAIISAIADGDVARLIEVTVGHISPAVDVYRRLYGLF, from the coding sequence ATGCCACGCAATCAAAGGGTGCTCAGCGCATCCGCGACAGCACCGGAAGCCGGCAAGGTCCGCATGGCCGAAGTCATCTACCAGGCTCTGCGCCACGACATTGCCTTTGGCAGGCTGATGCCGCGGCAGAGGCTGGTCGAAAGCGATCTTTGTGAACGTTTCGGGACCACAAACCACAATGTCCGCCAGGCCTTCGAGCTGCTGGACCGCGTGGGCCTGATCGAGCGCAAGGCCAATCGGGGTGTCGAGGTCAAGGCGATGACTGCGCAGGAGCTGACCGACCTTTATGAGGTGCGTGTCATGCTGCAACGTGAGGGCGCGCGCTTTCTTGACCTTGATCGTCGGGAGGAGCTGGTGACCAGGCTTACAGCGGTCAATGCCGATTACGAAAAGGCCCTGGAAGAAGACCGGCTGGAGGCTGCCGCCGAGGCAAATGACGCTTTCCATACAATGCTGTTCGATTACTGCCGCAATGCCGAGCTGGCAAAGCTGCAGCACAGTTACTGGCTGAATGCTTCGGCGATCATCTCGCGGGCTTTGACGGATAAAAGCCTCTCGCAGAAGTCGCGCGAAGACCATCGCGCCATCATCAGCGCCATCGCAGATGGCGATGTCGCGCGCCTGATCGAAGTGACGGTGGGCCATATCAGCCCGGCCGTTGATGTTTACAGACGGCTCTACGGGCTGTTCTGA
- a CDS encoding substrate-binding domain-containing protein has product MDFIARKKLAEAALSAANLSRRQMLGGTAAALAATTLFAPSVIRAQGAPVRVGIGLNYGPFNQPWRRGCWKIAQTVTEGGGEVVAVRGEPSKQSEQDAALALLDRDINVLVLGIYSLESETAFIVDEAHKRGIKTVGFCVNVKDSPAVLEDTWGAAITMGHFIQNALGRQGRIAQTAESRGFYTPFDMQSDMLSLMTTFEPRMEMLPFISGSVSSEDQISKGRENMLALLQANPEPGSIAAFMSWWWPLTIGAMQAVQQMGRSEVKLFNNFTSDQLLGEMATGNSQIEFSTDVPYHIIGEEVGRIALALGRGEQVPNISHRAPVQTILPEEAAKVHDEIRAMDDAAIAFLKPFGG; this is encoded by the coding sequence ATGGATTTCATTGCACGAAAGAAGCTTGCTGAGGCCGCGCTGTCCGCCGCGAATCTCTCGCGCAGGCAGATGCTGGGCGGGACTGCGGCAGCCCTTGCGGCAACGACGCTCTTTGCGCCTTCCGTCATTCGCGCCCAGGGCGCGCCGGTGCGGGTCGGGATCGGTCTCAATTATGGCCCGTTCAACCAGCCCTGGCGGCGTGGCTGCTGGAAGATCGCGCAGACCGTGACCGAAGGGGGCGGTGAGGTGGTTGCGGTGCGCGGCGAGCCTTCCAAGCAATCCGAACAGGACGCAGCGCTTGCCCTGCTTGACCGTGACATCAATGTGCTTGTTCTGGGGATCTATTCGCTGGAGTCCGAGACGGCTTTCATCGTTGACGAGGCGCATAAGCGCGGCATCAAGACCGTCGGCTTCTGTGTGAACGTCAAGGATTCGCCTGCGGTTCTGGAAGATACCTGGGGCGCCGCGATCACCATGGGGCATTTCATCCAGAACGCGCTTGGCCGCCAGGGCCGGATCGCCCAGACCGCCGAATCGCGTGGCTTCTACACGCCGTTCGACATGCAGTCGGACATGCTTTCGCTGATGACCACCTTCGAGCCGCGCATGGAAATGCTGCCCTTCATTTCGGGTTCCGTCTCAAGCGAGGACCAGATCTCGAAAGGCCGCGAGAATATGCTCGCGCTTCTCCAGGCCAATCCCGAGCCGGGCTCGATTGCCGCCTTCATGTCCTGGTGGTGGCCGCTGACCATCGGTGCCATGCAGGCCGTGCAGCAGATGGGCCGCAGTGAAGTGAAGCTGTTCAACAACTTCACCTCGGATCAGCTGCTGGGCGAGATGGCCACGGGCAATTCGCAGATCGAATTCTCGACCGACGTCCCCTATCACATCATCGGCGAAGAGGTCGGCAGGATTGCCCTCGCGCTTGGCCGTGGTGAACAGGTGCCGAATATCAGCCATCGCGCGCCGGTGCAGACGATTTTGCCGGAAGAAGCCGCGAAAGTGCATGATGAAATCCGCGCCATGGATGACGCGGCGATCGCCTTTCTGAAGCCTTTCGGCGGCTGA